In Aegilops tauschii subsp. strangulata cultivar AL8/78 chromosome 3, Aet v6.0, whole genome shotgun sequence, one genomic interval encodes:
- the LOC109783210 gene encoding F-box/kelch-repeat protein At3g61590 has translation MEDDSSWEALPIERIRIPAFNFRVISEASNGENELPVSLDAAVPDDILEKIFTFLPIASMIRSTAVCKRWHDIIYSSRYLWTHMLPQRPWYFMFTCNETASGYAYDPILHKWYDLELQGIDKSSCFVSSSCGLVCFMDNDNRNIISVSNPITKDWKRLLEPPGAKFPDYSTVALKVDQVTHNYTVTLAKSKQVPEDYVQWEFSLYKYDSWSSSWVTAVKEVFIGWRGGDDSVICGGVLYCLIQSTGVLGNVEPRHRLIMYDLVAGPSETSLTQSSIPVPCSLTCGRLLNLREKLVMVGGIAKPNRPDIIKGIGIWELDKTQWQEVSRMPHKFFQGFGELDDVFCSGGADDLVYIQSYGATALLGFDMKQRQWKWSAKCPVSKKFPLQLFTGFCFEPRLDITT, from the coding sequence ATGGAAGATGATTCGTCATGGGAAGCTCTTCCAATTGAGCGCATCAGAATTCCTGCATTCAACTTTCGAGTTATTTCAGAGGCTAGCAATGGAGAAAATGAATTGCCAGTTTCATTGGATGCCGCAGTTCCTGATGACATTCTTGAGAAAATTTTCACCTTCTTGCCAATAGCAAGCATGATAAGGTCAACAGCGGTATGCAAGAGATGGCATGATATTATCTACTCAAGCCGGTATCTTTGGACCCACATGTTGCCTCAGAGGCCCTGGTACTTCATGTTCACCTGTAACGAGACTGCTTCTGGATATGCTTATGACCCCATCCTCCATAAATGGTATGATTTAGAGCTTCAAGGCATTGATAAGAGCAGCTGTTTTGTCTCTTCTTCTTGTGGGCTAGTTTGCTTCATGGATAATGACAACAGAAACATCATTTCTGTATCTAACCCTATTACAAAAGATTGGAAAAGGCTGTTGGAGCCCCCAGGTGCAAAGTTTCCAGATTACAGCACTGTTGCCTTAAAGGTAGATCAGGTGACTCACAATTACACTGTTACATTGGCGAAATCGAAGCAGGTACCTGAGGATTATGTCCAATGGGAATTCTCTTTATACAAGTACGACTCGTGGAGTAGTTCATGGGTAACTGCAGTGAAGGAGGTGTTCATTGGTTGGAGAGGGGGTGACGATAGTGTGATATGTGGTGGAGTCTTGTACTGCTTGATCCAGTCCACAGGTGTTCTTGGCAATGTTGAGCCCCGTCACAGGCTCATCATGTATGACCTTGTTGCGGGACCTTCTGAAACTTCACTAACGCAATCGTCAATCCCTGTACCTTGCTCTCTCACCTGCGGGCGTCTACTAAACCTGAGAGAGAAGCTGGTAATGGTCGGCGGGATAGCAAAGCCCAATAGACCTGATATCATCAAGGGAATCGGTATATGGGAGCTTGACAAGACACAATGGCAAGAGGTGAGTCGGATGCCTCACAAATTCTTCCAAGGATTTGGTGAGCTGGATGATGTTTTTTGTAGCGGCGGTGCCGACGACCTTGTCTACATCCAAAGCTATGGTGCAACTGCTTTGCTTGGATTTGACATGAAGCAGAGGCAATGGAAGTGGTCGGCAAAATGCCCTGTGAGCAAAAAGTTTCCTCTCCAGCTGTTCACTGGCTTTTGCTTTGAGCCTCGGCTGGATATTACCACCTAA